Genomic DNA from Parafrankia irregularis:
CCTGGTCCCCGATCGCGCGAAGGTTGATGGGGCCGGTCGCGTCGACGGTGCCGACGACCCGCACGCCCGCGATCTCCAGACTCGCTCTCAGCTCCTCGGCGAACTCGCCGGACGCGGCGGAAAGGCTCGTCACCACGATCAGCGCCGTCCGGCCGCCCTGCTCCGCGACGAAGTCCCCCCAGGTGGAGACGGAGCTACCGTCCGCGATCATGTTCGAATAGCTGAACATGTTGTCGTAGACGGTCCAGGCCGGGTCGAGCGAGGTCCCCGTGACCGGGACACCCTTGCTGTGCAGGTACTCGGCGGAGCCCGCGGAAGCCGTGGTCGACTCCATGATCCCGAAGACCTGACGCTGCTCGACGAGCGTCCGGGCGGCCGCGCGGTTCGTGGCAGGCTGTGAACCGTCGTCCTGGCGCAGGTAGGTGACACGGCGCCCATGGACACCGCCGGCGCTGTTCGCCACGCCGAGACGGGCCTCCACGCCGGCCCGGAACGGAGCGAACAGCGAGGCCGCGTTGCCGGAGTCGGGATACAGCAGCCCCACCCGCACCTCGTCCGCGGTCACGCCCGGGGTGCCCGGGCAGGCGGCTCCCGTGCCACTCGGCGACGGAGGCTGCGCGCTGCTCGCGCCGAGAACGCACGATGCGGCGGAGCCGCCCAGGACCGCGGCGAGCAGCGCGGCCAGCACCGCCCGCGCCCCGCGGCCGCGCGCTCGCAGCACCCGGCCGCGGACTCGCGGCATCCGGTCACGCGCTCGCGGCGGCGGACCGCATGGTCCGGACCCGGCCGTCACAGCGGCCGAGACTTCGGCACGGTTCGTCCCAGGTCTGGTACGCACAGCACCACAGTGACCCACCAACGTCACCGCCTTGCGCCAATCCGTGTTATCTGTGAACTTCCACTATCAGGCCATATATGACGCAACCCTTCGGCAAGGCTCCGCGTGGGATGTGTCCGCTCGTAGTCGCCGTCGCGCTACCGCCGATTTCTGTCGCACCCGCGGGGGACGATCTCCGAGAGCTGATCGACTGGATCTCCCAAGGAGTGATCATGTCGTTTGCGGCAGTCCGCGCCGTCGGCCACGGCAGGTAGGAGGGCAGCGGCGATGAACAGCCGAACCTCACCGGCGCCCACCGGTGGTCGCGGCGAGGAATCCCGCGGCGTGCCCCTGGCACCACGTCTGATGGCACTGTTGTTGGCCCGCCTCACCGCCAGTCACAGCGCCCGGCGCGGAGTCCGCTTCTTCGACGACCAGGGCGGCCGGCTGCTCGCCATCGTCGGGCTCGACCTGGTCGGTGCGTTGTCGATGGCCGTCGCGCCCTTCGTCCTGCGCACCGTCGTCGACGACGGCCTGCTGGAGGACGGCTCCGCGCAGGGCAGGTCGGCACTCGTCGGGCAGGTCGCGTTGCTGCTGCTTGCCTTTCTCCTCCAGGCCGCCCTGGGCGCGGCCTCGACCCTGGTCGGCGCGGGCGTGGGCGAGCGGGTCTCGATGCGGGCCACCGTCGCTGTTCATGACCACCTGCTCCGTCTCCCGTTCTCCTTCTTTCCGGGCCAACGGCACGGTGACGTGCTCACCCTCTTCGGGGCCGACATCGCGGAGGTACGCAGCGCGGTGTCGCTGTCGGTTCCGCGTGCGATCAGCGCGGCGGTGACCGCGGTGGTCGGGCTGGTCAGCATCGCGGTGCTCGAATGGCGCCTCGCTGTGGTCGCCGTGTGTCTTTCGCCGTTGGTCTTCGGGCTGATGACGCTCGGCCGGCGGCGAGGTCGCGAACTCACCCGAGAGCACATCAAGCTGCGGTCAGCGCATTTCGCGGTGATCACCGACACGACGGGGGTGTCGGGGGCACTGCACGTGCGGCTGTTCGGCCGGAGCCTGTACGAGTCCGACCGCCTTGCCGGCATCGCCGCGCAGACCAGCCAGGTCGCCCTGGAGCGGATCAGGGTGTCCGCCAAGGCACAGCTCATGTCCTCCGGCGGTGCGGCCTCGGCCATCGTCGCGGTCATGAGCGTCGGGATCTGGCTCGTCAGCACCGACCGCACGACCGTCGGCACCCTGGTCGCCTTCGCGAGCGCGCTGTTGTTCGCCTACCGCCCGGTCACCGGTCTGGCCGAGAGCCGTGCCGATCTCATCGAGGCCGGCGTGGCGTTCGACCGGATCTTCGGCCTGCTCGATCTGCGACCTGACCTGCGGAATCTGCCGACCACCACTACCACCGGCGGCAGCCCGGTCGTCCCTGCCCGTTCCAGGCCGCGCGCCGACCCGGCGGCCCCGGGCAGGCGGGCCGTCGGCCCTCCAGCGGCCGGTTCGGGTTCGGGTGCGGCTGTGGGTGGCCCCGTGGTTCCGGCCCCGCGAGCCACGACCACGCCGCGGGTGCGAACGCCGCTCGGCGAGCAGCGGGCCGTACCAGGCCGATCACCCGTGCCGGGTCCAGGCGCGATGCCGGGTCCAGGCGCGATGGCGGATCCAGTCGCGATGCCGGGTGCGGGAGGCCGGAGCCCGGCACCACGCGATTCCGATCCCGCCGGCCCGGCCATGCAGGCACCGGAGATCACCGTCGACGGGGTGTGGTTCCGCTATCTCGGTGGCCGTCAGAACGCCTGGTCCGCGGCGGGGCGAGACGTGCGGCGTCGGTGGTGGTACGTCGAGGATGAGGACGAGGCGGATGCCGAGACAGCGGAGCCGGCCGGCGAC
This window encodes:
- a CDS encoding ABC transporter substrate-binding protein, which encodes MPRVRGRVLRARGRGARAVLAALLAAVLGGSAASCVLGASSAQPPSPSGTGAACPGTPGVTADEVRVGLLYPDSGNAASLFAPFRAGVEARLGVANSAGGVHGRRVTYLRQDDGSQPATNRAAARTLVEQRQVFGIMESTTASAGSAEYLHSKGVPVTGTSLDPAWTVYDNMFSYSNMIADGSSVSTWGDFVAEQGGRTALIVVTSLSAASGEFAEELRASLEIAGVRVVGTVDATGPINLRAIGDQVRDSGADTLVGAVTGAAFGQVVLGAHAAGAKLRVILTPSGYDQSMLKLFGTILAGVNLFVDYQPFELELPGHRAFLEAMARYAPYLPTANQQAALSGWITADMFLRGLSAAGPCPTRQRFVEGLRAVRDYSADGLLPEPIDFATSFGELGRCYTFMRVSSDGTRFEVLRPAPRCGTLRS
- a CDS encoding ABC transporter ATP-binding protein; amino-acid sequence: MNSRTSPAPTGGRGEESRGVPLAPRLMALLLARLTASHSARRGVRFFDDQGGRLLAIVGLDLVGALSMAVAPFVLRTVVDDGLLEDGSAQGRSALVGQVALLLLAFLLQAALGAASTLVGAGVGERVSMRATVAVHDHLLRLPFSFFPGQRHGDVLTLFGADIAEVRSAVSLSVPRAISAAVTAVVGLVSIAVLEWRLAVVAVCLSPLVFGLMTLGRRRGRELTREHIKLRSAHFAVITDTTGVSGALHVRLFGRSLYESDRLAGIAAQTSQVALERIRVSAKAQLMSSGGAASAIVAVMSVGIWLVSTDRTTVGTLVAFASALLFAYRPVTGLAESRADLIEAGVAFDRIFGLLDLRPDLRNLPTTTTTGGSPVVPARSRPRADPAAPGRRAVGPPAAGSGSGAAVGGPVVPAPRATTTPRVRTPLGEQRAVPGRSPVPGPGAMPGPGAMADPVAMPGAGGRSPAPRDSDPAGPAMQAPEITVDGVWFRYLGGRQNAWSAAGRDVRRRWWYVEDEDEADAETAEPAGDEVRWALRDLHLTARAGEKTAVVGASGAGKTTLGYLLSGVHLPDRGRLLRDGADFAELSWGELRATIGVVPQDPYLFNDTIAANVRYGQLGASDEEITAAVTDAGLGPLLTRLPRGIATKVGARGYQLSGGERQRLALARVLIADPPVLILDEATSQLDAATEHTVQEALGRLGAGRTRIVIAHRLSTIVDADRIYVMGDGSVVEQGRHVDLVQAGGAYARLYNRQIRGDADAAADDVTRADEAGVP